The following nucleotide sequence is from Oncorhynchus gorbuscha isolate QuinsamMale2020 ecotype Even-year unplaced genomic scaffold, OgorEven_v1.0 Un_scaffold_717, whole genome shotgun sequence.
gtatctgtctccccctctccctccctccctctctctctctctgtctccccctctccctccctccctctctctctctgtatctgtctcccctctccctccgtctccccctctccctctctgtatctgtctccccctctccctccctctctctgtatccctctccccctctccctccctctctctgtatccctctcccctctccctccctctctctgtatccgtctccccctctccctccctctctctgtatctgtctccccctctccctccctccctctctctctctctgtatctgtctccccctctgtatctgtctccccctctcctctctgtatctgtatctgtctccccctctccctccctctctctgtatccgtctcccctctcctctctctctctctctctgtatctgtctcccctctccctccctccctctctctctctctgtatctgtctccccctctccctccctccctctctctctctctgtatctgtctcccctctccctccctcctctctctctctctgtatctgtctccccctctccctccctccctctctctctctctgtatctgtctccccctctccctccctccctctctctctctctgtatctgtctccccctctccctccctccctctctctctctctctctgtatctgtcttgaatatcccctctccctccctccctctctctctctctgtatctgtctccccctctccctccctccctctctctctctctctgtatctgtctccccccctctccctccctccctctctctctctctgtatctgtctccccctctccctccctccctctctctctctctgtatctgtctccccctctccctccctccctctctctctctctgtatctgtctccccctctccctccctccctctctctctctctgtatctgtctccccctctccctccctccctctctctctctctctgtatctgtctccccctctccctccctcccctctctctctctctgtatctgtctccccctctccctctctgtatctgtctccccctctccctccctctctctgtatctgtctccccctccctctccctctctctgtatccgtctccccctctccctccctctctctgtatctgtctccccctctgtatctgtctccccctctccctccctccctctctctctgtatctgtctccctccctccctctctctctgtatctgtctccccctctccctccctccctccctctctctgtatctgtctcccccctctccctccctccctccctctctctctgtatctgtctccctccctccctcttctctgtatctgtctccccctctccctccctccctccctctctctgtatctgtctccccctctaccctctctctgtatctgtctccccctctccctctctctgtatctgtctccccctctccctctgtatctgtctccccctctccctctgtatctgtctccccctctccctctgtatctgtctccccctctccctctgtatctaaccccctctccctctgtatctgtctccccctctccctctctgtatctgtctccccctctcctctctctctctgtatctgtctccccctctccctccctccctctctctctctctgtatctgtctccccctctccctccctaatccctctctctctctctgtatctgtctccccctctccctccctccctctctctctctgtatctgtctccccctctccctccctccctctctctctctgtatctgtctccccctctccctccctccctctctctctctgtatctgtctccccctctccctccgtctccccctctccctctctgtatccccctctccctccctctctctgtatccctctccccctctccctccctctctctgtatccctctccccctctccctcctctctctgtatccgtctccccctctccctccctctctctgtatctgtctcccctctccctccctccctctctctctctctgtatctgtctccccctctccctctctctgtatctgtctccccctctccctccctctctctctctgtatctgtctccccctctccctccctccctctctctctctgtatctgtctccccctcctccctccctccctctctctctctgtatctgtctccccctctccctccgtctcccctctccctctctgtatctgtctctccctccctctctctgtatctgtctccccccctccctcccccctctctgtatccctctcccctctccctccctctctctgtatccctctccccctctccctccctctctctgtatccgtctcccccctctccctctgtatctgtctcccctctccctctctgtatctgtctcccccctccctccctctctgtatctgtctccccctctccctctgtatctgtctccccctctccctctgtatctgtctccccctctgtatctgtctccccccctctccctgtatctgtctccccctctctgtatctgtctcccctctccctgtatctgtctccccctctccctctgtatctgtctccctctccctctgtatctgtctcccccctctgtatctgtctccccctctgtatctgtctccccctctgtatctgtctccccctctgtatctgtctccccctctctgtatctgtctccccctctgtatctgtctccctctctccctgtatctgtctccccctctccctctgtatctgtctccccctctccctctgtatctgtctccccctctgtatctgtctccccctccctctccctgtatctgtctccccctctctgtatctgtctccccctctctgtatctgtctccccctccccctctctgtatctgtctccccctcccctctccctctccccctccccccctctctgtatctgtctctctccctctctgtctccccctccctctgtatctgtctccccctctccctctgtatctgtctccccctctccctctctgtatctgtctcccctctccctctctgtatctgtctccccctctccctctctgtatctgtctccccctctccctctctgtatctgtctccccctctccctctgtatctgtctccccctctccctctctgtatctgtctccccctctccctctctgtatctgtctccccctctccctctctgtatctgtctccccctctccctctgtatctgtctccccctctccctctctgtatctgtctccccctctccctctctgtatctgtctccccctctccctctgtatccgtctcccctccccctctctgtatctgtctccccctctccctccctccccctctccctctctgtatctgtctccccctctccctctctgtatctgtctccccctctccctctctgtatctgtctcccctctccctctctgtatctgtctccccctctctcctctctgtatctgtctcccctctccctctctgtatctgtctccccctctccctctctgtatctgtctccccctctccctctgtatctgtctccccctctccctctctgtatctgtctccccctccccctctctgtatctgtctctctctctctgtatctgtctccccctctccctctctgtatctgtctccccctctccctctgtatctgtctccccctctctgtatctgtctccccctctctgtatctgtctccccctctccctctctgtatctgtctcccctctccctctctgtatctgtctccccctctccctctctgtatctgtctcccctctccctctctgtatctgtctccccctctccctctctgtatctgtctccccctctccctctgtatctgtctccccctctccctctgtatctgtctcccctctccctctgtatctgtctccctctccctctgtatctgtctccccctctccctctgtatctgtatctgtctctccctctctgtatctgtctctccctctctgtatctgtctccccctctccctctctgtatctgtctccccctccccctctctgtatctgtctcccctatACATTCAGACTATCACTGTTCATAAACTATAAATtactacaaaatatattttaaatttgcaACACTCTTTACAGTAAAACAATCAAATGACAAGAAGTAAAAGCAAACCATCGGTAAAAGAGATTTAATAAACAGAACCAACCTTTCCACACACCTCACAGACGTaaggtctctctcctgtgtgtgttctctggtgggTCTTTAAAGCAGCCAGTATGGTGAAGCTCTTGTCACAGTCTGGACAGGGGAAGGGTCTCTCTCCTGTATTGGGtgagaacacaaaacacacaacgtATTGAACTTGATTGTCTGATGATTAAAAGGTTCACTAGAACGACCTTAAAACAATTCAACCAAAAAAAAAGTTGACAAAACTTGTGGCAAAACTATTTATTGACCAGATTGGTTGAGAACCCGACTCTTGATTTTTCACTTGATTGAACTTTGAAAATAAGTTTAGGCTGAATACTTTCGAAAGGAaccaaagtaaaaaataaaataaaaacctgtgtgtgtgagtgtgtgtctcttcaaCTCGGCTGGTGAGCAGAACCTCTTGGCGCAGGCCGGTACGGAGCAGGGGTACGGTCTCAGTCGGGTGTGGATGACCTGGTGTTTGTCTAAGCTAACAGTGGTGGATAAACGCTTCCCACACCTAGAGCAGGGGAACGGCCTCTGATGACCGCCTTTGGTCTTGTTGGGCTTAGTCCCTGGGTTTGCTGAGATCTGGgggctcctctcctcttcctctctggatgCAGGGTCCTTGTCCGATGCCCCTCCACTGGCAGGGCCAGACCTGGGGTCGCTGTTATGGCGGGGGTTGTTCTTGTCAGGGGTGGCTCTAGGACCATTGTCAGGGGTGGCTCTAGGACCATTGTCAGGGGTGGCTCTAGGACCATTGTCAGGGGTGGCTCTAGGACCATTATCAGGGGTGGCTCTAGGACCATTGTCAGGGGTGGCTCTAGGACCATTGTCAGGGGTGGCTCTAGGACCATTGTCAGGGCTGGAGTCATCAGAACTGTGGCTGGTAATGTCAGAAGTAGGGCTTGGGTTGTCATCTGAGGGAACAGAGAAATATCAGGTCAGATAAGAGGCTTAGTAACGCCATGGTAGCTCCTCTGTGATGCTGTATAGGATATACTATGACTCCTCTGTGATGCTGTATAGGATATACTATAGCTCCTCTGTGATGCTGTATAGGATATACTATGACTCCTCTGTGATGCTGTATAGGATATACTATGGCTCCTCTGTGATGCTGTACTCAGGATAGTCTGTATAGGATATACTATGACTCCTCTGTGATGCTGTATAGGATATACTATGGCTCCTCTGTGATGCTGTATAGGATATACTATGACTCCTCTGTGATGCTGTATAGGATATACTATGACTCCTCTGTGATGCTGTATAGGATATACTATGGCTCCTCTGTGATGCTGTACTCACTAGTCTGATAGGATATAATATGGCTCCTCTGTGATGCTGTACTCACTAGTCTGTATAGGATATAATATGGCTCCTCTGTGATGCTGTACTCACTAGACTGTATAGGATATACTATggcttcttcctcttcctccttcttgaCGTTGAACAACCCTGAAGGAAACACACAAGATTTAAATCACGGCAAGTTGTAAATAAACAAatcacaaagagagaggaggcaagagcACCTGTACTTGGGTGAGCCAcaccccatatctcttcctcctcttcttctgttTTCACATGAGCAAAACTCAGGTACGTtgttaggggtgttgttaggggCCCACAGTCCTCCTGCTTCACCCTCCTCAGGGTCTGCATTACTTGGTCTCCATGGATACCTTTGGGCCCAGGGGACCCTGTGAGTTTGGTCTCCTGAGAGAGAAGAAAACTGAAGTGGATTTGTCACTACAATTATTTCCAGACAAAGCATTTTTATGGTTACATCTAGCTTTCTTTAGtgtgcgtatatatatatatatatatatatatatatttttttttttttttttttttactttaatatatatatttactttaactttttttttctctAAGCACATGCCGGCCAGGAACAGTTGTAATGAATATAGTTGTTCAGTTTAACTCAATTCTTTGGTAGGTACCGAACATATTTTAACATGATTAAGTTTGAAACAATGTGTGAATGGCAAATTGAATGGCTGTTTCCTGGTTTAAAGGATAATCAACTGACTCCTTCCAAATTGAATGGCTGTTTCCTGGGCTTAAAGGATAATCAACTGACTCCTTCCAAATTGAATGGCTGTTTCCTTGGTTTATAGGATAATCAACTGACTCCTTCCAAATTGAATGGCTGTTTCCTTGGTTTATAGGATAATCAACTGACTCCTTCCAAATTGAATGGCTGTTTCCTTGGTTTATAGGATAATCAACTGACTCCTTCCAAATTGAATGGCTGTTTCCTTGGCTTAAAGGATATTCAACTGACTCCTTCCAAATTGAATGGCTGTTTCCTTGGTTTAAAGGATAATCAACTGACTCCTTCGTAAACCCAGATTCTGGTTTATTCTACATCATGCCTGAACATGCATCTCTATACATATTCATTGATGGAAACTGCTCGCACCAACATGGTCGCTGCATATCACCATTCTAGCTATTTCACTTCACTTCTGTAACGGGAAATATAATGTTGAAACGTATCGATTAGACTGCTTCCACCGGGCAAGGAAACTGCTGCTTTGTTCAGAACCGCTGAACTGAGcagaaatttaaaaaaaaaacatacgtCCACCGTCGAAACATTATGTTATATTTGAGTTTATTGTTATCTACTCACCACCACGTCCATTGTATATCGTAGTGCTCTTTGAAAAAAAGAAGAAGCTCTGAATATGAAACAAACCGGTTGTTGTTTTTACTTCCGGCTTCCGCCTCAGTGTCGTCAGACGTGATCATCTAGACCAGAGTAATCAACTACCGCTTGTTGATCTTTATCTTTTACTTctgtcttttttttttactgctaAGCTAGCGAGTTTATAGTTGGCGGATGGTAGCTTCTTGTCTTCCCGTTTGCTAATACAACTATTCAGCTATGAATTTCGCTTTTGTCTGACGTTCATCGGCCACGGGACTTCGTTGAACGGCGACTTTTGGAGATCACCGTCATATTATGTCCCGGGCAACATCGTAAGACTTAACAGGTTGAGCTACCGTTAGCCAATGGCCCTGTCCTGGTTGACATGACAACTTTCCCGACCCCGGTCCTGGTTGACATGACAACTTTCCCGACCCCTGTCCTGGTTGACATGACAACTTTCCCGACCCCTGTCCTGGTTGACATGACAACTTTCCCGACCCCGGTCCTGGTTGACATGACAACTTTCCCGACCTGCTGATGACCCGTGTGTCATCCCTGTGATATTCCTGCCCGGTGGGACCATCTTAAACAACACATCATGGATGAGGTGACAGGAAACTTGTCAGGGGGGAAGGAACCGCTTTCTTTCAATATATATGAGTGTAAATATTTCATGTAGCCAGCTTGCTGGCTTGTCGCCGATGGTAAACTAGTGTCTGCTGTCAGTTGATTTGTTGTTTGTAATAACAATGTCGTTTTTAGCTAATCACATAGTCACCTTTTTATGTGTCTAGCGTTAACTGTGTTGTTTCGCATTATGAACAAAAACAGCAACACCTTCTTGATTTGagttttttttaaaactttagtaTCCGGCAGGAGACGATACAGCACAGCAGTGTAGTGATGTTCCTAACTCAGGGTCCAGCGGACTAGACTGAACCAAGTGCTGAATTTGTTTAAATTGTTTACCTGTAAGGGTGAAGCCTTGTCTGTGCTGTTCTCTGCTACAGGAGTCTGTGGACCAAGTGCccaacctgtctcctcttcctgacTGTAACCATGGTGACCAGAGCTCACTGTTGAGCCAGCGGGAGATGGTGTTGGAAAACCACGATTATCTCCATCACCGTGAAACACTGGCCTCAAAGGtttcagaggaagagagaggagtgtggtgcGAGTCTGATGTCCCTGTAGTACAACAGAACAACCTCGACAACACAACATCATCCACTAAGAAGTCTTTCCCTTGCTCTGTGTGTGGACGACTCTTCACTACAAAACAGTCCCGGGACCGACACATGAAGAGCCACACGGGAGAGAAGCCGTTCCACTGCACCGTGTGTGGGAAGAGCTTCTCTCAGCAGTCCTCCTTTAGGATACACCAGAAGAGCCACACGGGGGAGAAGCCCTACCGCTGCCTTGCAcctgactgtgggaagagcttcTACCAATCAGGAGCCTTGTTGAGACACGGAAGGGGTCACGCTGAGGGGTCGACTAGACTAAGTGCTGCTGGAGATGTGCTGCCACACCAACAGGAGCTGCTTGTCCAACAGGACGATACTAGTAACAAGGTGGGGAGGACTAGGGCTGTGTCTCAATTGGCACCCtactccttatatagtgcactacttttgacaggaGCTGGCTATAATCAGTTActcagccctatgggccctggttaaaggtagtgtactatttagggaatagggatTAGTCCTGGTGCCTGGCaaaaaaaagtagtgcacaatatagggattagggtgctatttgagacacGACTCCAAGACAACAATCTGTACAATAACTTCTCAACAGGTTTTAACTGGCTCTTTAACTTCTCATTGTTGCCTCATTTTAGAATTCTAAACTTCAGGCTGTAGTGGATGTGCTGCCAGAGCAAGAGGATGTCCGTCTGGCTCAAGGTACTGACAGGTGGTCTAGGAAGACATGTTGCTACTATGCAAATCATGTTCAAGTTCCATAAATCACCCGGGCCGGCCCCCATTGATAAAGGGCCGTAGTACCTCAAGGTACTGACGGGTGGTTTAGGAAGACATGTTGCTGCTATGCAAATCATGTTTAAGTGAGTTGCTGGCCCTTTGAGGTccacaatatacactgagtgtacaaaacattaagaacaccagctctttccatgacatttatatatgtgtgtgtgtgtgtgtgtgtgtgtgtgtgtgtgtgtgtgtgtgtgtgtgtgtgtgtgtgtgtgtgtgtgtgtgtgtgtgtaatccccatccccgcaggaggccttttgccttctggtaggccgtcattataactaagaatttgtttttaactgacttgcctagttaaataaaagtctctatatttttttaaataaacacagactgaccaggggaatccagctgaaagctatgatcccgtaTTGGTGTCGcttgttaaatcctcttcaatcagtgtagctgaaggggaggagacgggttattaaaggatttttaagccttgagacaaacgagacatggattgtgtgtgtgtgtgtgccattcagagggtgaatgggcaagataaaagatttgtgcctttgaacagggtagtagGAGCCAgacgcaccagtttgtgtcaagaactacaatgctgctgggtttttgatacttaacagtttcctgtgtgtatcaagaattgtccaccacccaaaggacatccagccaacttgacatgggaagcattggagtcaacatgggccagcatccctgtgcaacTCTTtaaacaccttgtggagtccatgacCCCCCGACAAATTTAGTCTGTTCTGAGATCAAAGGgcgaggtgcaactcaatattaggaaggtgtttctaatgttttgtacaatcagtgtaaATTTGCCTCTGGACTTTGTGTTTTTATCCTGAGTAATGTTCAATGTTCCACGGCTgttgaaaagtttggggtcacttagaaatgtccttgttttttgaaagaaaatcgccttttttgtccattttaaaataacatcaaattgatcagaaatacagtgtaaacattgttaatgttgtaaatgactattatagctggaaacggctgatttttaatggaatatctacataggtcgtacagaggcccgttatcagcatccatcactcctgtgttccaatggcacattgtgttagctaatcaaagtttataattttaaaaggctaattgatcattagaaatcccttttgcaattatgttagcacagctgaaaatgattgttctgattaaagaagcaataaaactggccttctttagactagttgagtatctggagcatcagcatttgtgggttcgattacaggctcaaaatggccagaaacagaaGAACTTACTTGTGAAACTCGTCatttctattcttgttctgagaaatgaaggtcaatccatgcaagaaattgccaagaaactgaagatctcgtacaacgctgtgtactactccttcacagaacagtgcaaactggccctaaccagaatagaaagaggagtgggaggcccggtgcacaactgagcaagaggacaagtacattagactgTCTAgttgcagcttcattaaatagtacccgcaaaaacgccagtctcaacgtcagcagtgaagaggtgactcagggatgctgcccttctaggcagagttgcaaagaaaaagccatatctcagactggccaataaaaataaaagattaagatgggcaaaagaatacAGACAGGAACTCTGTGGCCATCGAAGGTAAGCATTTACCCACCGAAGTCGGTTTCGACGCCGAACAGCAGTCAGGTCGAGACGCTGGTGAGGACAACGAAGCACGCAAATTAGTtgccctgagacggtttctgacagtttatgcagaaattctttggttgtgcaaaacccacagtttcatcatctgtccgggtggctggtgaagaagctggatgtggaggtcctggtggttacacgtggttacacgtggtcttcgGTTGTaaggctggttggatgtactgccaaattctctaaaactttacattaaattctctggcaacagatggggtggacattcctgcagtcagcatgccaatttcacactccttcaaaacttgagacatctgtggcattgttttgtttaacaaaactgtacatttgagtggccttttgtccccagcatgatcatgctgtttaattaaaACCTcatagggctgcaatcccgttaacgggatgatatgacaacagccagtgaaagtgcagggcgccaaattcaaaacaacaaatctcaaaattaaaattcctcaaacatacatgtatcttataccgttttaaaggtaatcttgttgttaatcccaccacagtgtccgatttcaaataggctttacagcgaaagcaccacaaacgattatgttagctCACCACCAAGCCAAAGAAAAACTAAGCCATTTTTCCagtcaaagagaggagtcacaaagcacaaatagagataaaaataatcactaaccttttgatgatcttcatcagatgacacccATAGGACTTCATgtgacacaatacatgtatgttttgtttgataaagttcatatttatattaaaaaatcggagtttacattggcgcgttacgttcactagttccaaaaacatccagtgattttgcatagccacatcgattcaacagaaatactcatcataaatataGATGataatacacatggaattatagacctctccttaatgcaaaagctgtgtcagatatttaaaaaaaaaacggaaaaagcaaaccatgcaataatctgagacggctcTC
It contains:
- the LOC124019900 gene encoding zinc finger protein OZF-like, producing the protein MDVVETKLTGSPGPKGIHGDQVMQTLRRVKQEDCGPLTTPLTTYLSFAHVKTEEEEEEIWGVAHPSTGLFNVKKEEEEEAIVYPIQSNDNPSPTSDITSHSSDDSSPDNGPRATPDNGPRATPDNGPRATPDNGPRATPDNGPRATPDNGPRATPDNGPRATPDKNNPRHNSDPRSGPASGGASDKDPASREEEERSPQISANPGTKPNKTKGGHQRPFPCSRCGKRLSTTVSLDKHQVIHTRLRPYPCSVPACAKRFCSPAELKRHTLTHTGERPFPCPDCDKSFTILAALKTHQRTHTGERPYVCEVCGKGFAQTGNLKSHERRHTGERPFSCSFCGKTFVESGHLKKHQRIHTGEKPYHCSSCPMKFPSSSELRVHEKIHSQEKPHSCSYCDKAFKQLSNLKLHQRIHSDQKPYACSYCDKTFRAQGTLKVHLRTHTGERPYPCFDCDKRFITSSELKVHQRIHTGEKPFYCYDCGKSYYQLKQLKEHMKFNPDHSTTRSGLSNIEDEDKLYSTSCDDVTMS